One Zeugodacus cucurbitae isolate PBARC_wt_2022May chromosome 3, idZeuCucr1.2, whole genome shotgun sequence genomic region harbors:
- the LOC105210826 gene encoding probable serine/threonine-protein kinase DDB_G0275165 gives MQQITNIRKLTGFLLLACIVQACHSATVAPASAPKPLMCYVCENCAKITKQTPLEACDAEFFDKNSTTQDLTTTTTAAAETSTNTAESTTTTIITTTTIATPTTTTVGNTEVPTTEGTTTEAIPTAPTVGPPVTVPTPPNVGTVADLLVVPEVTISSNDTESTSTVSYEAPKAMQLVGDNYTYHCYSVQKKVNGTAQVERGCSRVTTTESVCNELKVLNNGTELSKCVPCTNSRCNGSSALGVSMAALLFTLIAAVLSRQ, from the exons CATGCCACAGCGCCACAGTCGCCCCCGCCAGCGCCCCAAAACCGCTCATGTGTTATGTTTGCGAGAATTGTGCGAAGATTACAAAACAAACACCGCTCGAGGCATGCGATGCCGAATTCTTCGATAAGAACAGCACAACACAGGAcctcaccaccaccaccactgccGCCGCAGAGACAAGCACTAACACCGCGGAGAGCACAACCACCACcataatcacaacaacaacaatcgctacaccaacaacaacgactGTGGGCAACACTGAAGTGCCAACGACAGAAGGCACCACCACCGAAGCGATACCCACAGCACCCACTGTTGGACCACCAGTGACAGTACCCACACCACCCAATGTAGGCACCGTTGCTGATTTGTTGGTGGTACCCGAAGTGACTATCAGCAGCAATGACACCGAGAGTACGAGTACAGTTAGCTATGAAGCACCCAAAGCTATGCAACTGGTTGGCGACAATTACACTTATCACTGCTACAGTGTGCAAAAAAAAG TGAATGGCACTGCACAGGTGGAACGTGGTTGTTCGCGTGTCACCACCACGGAGAGCGTGTGTAATGAATTGAAGGTGCTGAATAACGGTACTGAGTTGAGCAAATGCGTACCCTGCACGAATAGCAGATGTAACGGTAGCAGCGCGCTGGGCGTTTCGATGGCCGCGTTGCTGTTCACATTGATTGCTGCAGTGCTGAGCCGTCAATAA
- the Dgcr2_0 gene encoding mucin-2, which translates to MKSLTVLLLLTAIVAASTVSGQSSEPSTVAPTSEITGAAPAEPSTVAPTSETTAAAPAEPSTVAPTSETTAAVPTEPSTEAPTSETTAAAPTEPSTVAPTSETTAAVPTEPSTVAPTSETTAAPPTEPSTAAPPSETTAAAPTEPSTVAPTSETTAAAPTEPSTVAPTSETTAAAPAETSTASPADTTTALPAETSTASPADTTTALPAETSTTSPADTTTVAPSETSPASPADTTTVLPAGTSTAAPADTTTVAPSETSPASPADTTTFLPAGTSTAAPADTTTVAPAETTTADPNESTNSTSTSTENSEPTESTSPPPSAAPPANKLQCYACEGDDCDEKTVINCPDDGRVYDVEDIHKSLAESAAEMLLHNYRSASRLTLADVKGYACYSVQITANDDKKLKLGCIAIPYGQSACDAVRQELDISGESAQCVACQTDLCNGSAITKLSVLALLSVLLAKFLF; encoded by the exons ATGAAATCGCTAACAGTGTTATTGCTGCTGACAGCAATTGTTGCAG CAAGTACTGTCTCAGGCCAATCCTCCGAACCATCTACTGTAGCTCCTACTAGTGAAATAACGGGGGCGGCTCCAGCCGAACCATCTACTGTAGCTCCTACTAGTGAAACAACGGCGGCGGCTCCAGCCGAACCATCTACTGTAGCTCCTACTAGTGAAACAACGGCGGCGGTTCCAACCGAACCATCTACTGAAGCACCTACTAGTGAAACAACGGCGGCGGCTCCAACCGAACCATCTACTGTAGCTCCTACTAGTGAAACAACGGCGGCGGTTCCAACCGAACCATCTACTGTAGCTCCTACTAGTGAAACAACCGCGGCGCCTCCAACCGAACCATCTACTGCAGCTCCTCCTAGTGAAACAACGGCGGCGGCTCCAACCGAACCATCTACTGTAGCTCCTACTAGTGAAACAACCGCTGCGGCTCCAACCGAACCATCTACTGTAGCTCCTACTAGTGAAACAACCGCGGCGGCTCCAGCCGAAACTTCTACTGCATCTCCTGCTGACACAACCACGGCTCTTCCAGCCGAAACGTCTACTGCATCTCCTGCTGACACAACCACGGCTCTTCCAGCCGAAACGTCTACTACATCTCCTGCTGACACAACCACGGTTGCTCCATCCGAAACGTCTCCTGCATCTCCTGCTGACACAACCACGGTTCTTCCAGCCGGAACTTCTACTGCAGCTCCTGCTGACACAACCACGGTTGCTCCATCCGAAACGTCTCCTGCATCTCCTGCTGACACAACCACGTTTCTTCCAGCCGGAACGTCTACTGCAGCTCCTGCTGACACAACCACGGTTGCTCCAGCCGAAACCACAACGGCTGACCCCAACGAATCAACAAATAGTACATCTACTTCAACTGAAAATTCCGAACCGACTGAAAGCACAAGTCCACCCCCTTCAGCAGCGCCTCCTG CCAATAAACTTCAATGTTACGCATGTGAGGGAGACGATTGTGATGAAAAGACTGTAATTAATTGTCCAGATGATGGCCGTGTTTACGATGTTGAGGACATCCACAAGAGTTTAGCAGAGAGTGCTGCAGAAATGCTTCTCCATAATTATCGCTCCGCATCGCGTTTGACACTCGCCGATGTTAAAGGTTATGCCTGCTACAGTGTGCAGATTACAG CTAATGATGACAAGAAGTTGAAACTTGGTTGTATTGCCATACCATACGGACAAAGCGCCTGTGACGCTGTGCGGCAGGAACTGGATATATCAGGTGAAAGTGCTCAGTGTGTGGCGTGTCAAACAGACTTATGTAACGGCAGTGCAATAACCAAATTATCCGTGTTAGCACTTTTATCTGTGCTGTTggcaaagtttttattttaa
- the LOC105210892 gene encoding uncharacterized protein LOC105210892 yields MLWHNNKLFITSFAVVLLLGGVAAQDKNITCINCDKTDNCLKTPTATDITTCDAKTCFTRINDDQSISRGCLEESKVNECKEPNCISCTVGDKCNNQSICKSCNSDDDAKCAQTDATTAKQAICAKAETKCLVSVLQKKTERGCATEDNEKACTDEKTCKLCTGGACNVGIFPENRRKCFQCAETNADCANIKADSATLPCTQYVENDTCYMYASNETHVTRGCTSDVGEQNKCAKADDAKCKTCNANDCNNLSYKTEQTLKCVQCSDKDKCAWGQQASSAKVCEQKILYTSVGKCYTRTDADDVITRGCFYDLDEAGQKACDAGTSCTTCTDPNGCNNADGKSFTCIRCRSDRNQDCYAKADTIKGEKCTNAVESSADMKCFTGMWMPNVVIRGCLIDLEPRDQYICNNPKDETCTVCDSTNCNNKENSAAYLFLTNGLLPAVLFTLWRMK; encoded by the exons ATGCTGTGGCACaacaataaattgtttataactAGCTTTGCTGTCGTACTGCTACTTGGCGGCGTAGCTGCACAAG ataaaaatataacttgCATTAATTGCGACAAAACGGATAACTGTTTGAAAACCCCAACGGCCACTGATATAACCACTTGTGATGCGAAAACTTGTTTCACACGTATTAACG ACGACCAGTCGATTTCGCGCGGTTGCTTGGAAGAATCCAAAGTGAATGAGTGCAAGGAACCAAACTGCATTAGTTGCACTGTTGGAGACAAATGTAATAATCAAAGTATCTGCAAGTCTTGCAACTCGGATGACGACGCCAAATGTGCACAAACcgatgcaacaacagcaaagcagGCTATTTGCGCCAAAGCCGAGACCAAATGCCTGGTGAGCGTGTTGCAAAAGAAAACCGAACGCGGCTGTGCGACAGAGGATAACGAAAAAGCCTGCACCGACGAAAAGACATGTAAACTGTGTACAGGTGGCGCTTGTAATGTGGGCATATTCCCCGAGAATCGCCGCAAATGCTTTCAATGTGCCGAAACAAATGCCGATTGTGCTAATATAAAAGCAGATAGCGCTACATTGCCGTGCACGCAGTATGTGGAGAACGACACATGTTACATGTATGCCAGCAATGAAACGCATGTGACACGCGGTTGTACCTCGGATGTGGGTGAACAGAATAAATGCGCAAAAGCGGATGATGCCAAGTGCAAAACTTGTAATGCAAATGATTGCAACAATTTGAGTTACAAAACGGAGCAAACCTTAAAGTGTGTGCAATGTTCGGATAAAGATAAATGTGCTTGGGGACAACAGGCGAGTAGCGCTAaggtttgtgaacaaaaaatctTATACACATCGGTGGGTAAATGTTACACGCGTACCGATGCGGATGATGTGATAACGCGTGGCTGTTTCTATGATCTGGATGAGGCCGGACAGAAAGCGTGTGATGCTGGTACAAGTTGTACTACTTGTACAGATCCGAATGGTTGTAATAATGCTGATGGAAAAAGTTTTACTTGCATTCGTTGTCGTAGCGATCGAAATCAAGATTGTTATGCCAAAGCTGACACAATTAAGGGTGAAAAGTGCACAAATGCCGTGGAATCGAGTGCAGATATGAAATGCTTTACTGGCATGTGGA tgcCTAATGTGGTTATACGTGGTTGTCTGATCGATTTGGAACCACGTGATCAGTATATTTGCAATAATCCTAAAGACGAGACTTGCACAGTCTGTGACTCGACTAATTGTAATAATAAGGAGAACAGCGCTGCGTATTTATTCTTAACAAATGGTTTACTGCCAGCTGTGCTCTTCACATTGTGGCGCATGAAATAA
- the LOC105210824 gene encoding myb-like protein X isoform X2 translates to MADTQLTHEAIEDHTQAATVLPVPVALQMVTTETAESDTEVSKEVNNAPVEIMGNANAEAENNEKVEEQSEVAKHVEAQQEHSEDNDATPDKEKEPQPVETEHNAEQAVEAGVEEITDMQENAETPQVDAEDVAVVQPVAEEEEEAAVQPDNGSQSPDYPADAPAINVEETNVDVESPPMTAAKPEDAEQMEPQNTNDANDGDDGNKDETVTNNHDEQTALNGGVTAVMENNDDSAHVDEPEIPDHNVEPQIVDNTASSNAANAPPTVIVDNISPPANTEQFLSCYSCSSTTDAKCAPGPGRAMNCQATGNKQNGCYTLYKADTNVTTRGCISELTNEGLKFCKSNSKQCILCYEKGCNKLLAPSAANQSNSQLSIWLGIISFMLVTYML, encoded by the exons ATGGCGGATACTCAACTAACACACGAAGCTATCGAGGATCATACGCAAGCAGCAACCGTACTACCAGTGCCAGTAGCCTTACAAATGGTGACTACTGAGACTGCTGAGAGTGACACAGAAGTATCGAAAGAGGTTAATAACGCCCCCGTAGAAATTATGGGAAATGCTAATGCAGAAGCAGAGAATAATGAAAAAGTTGAAGAGCAGTCTGAAGTCGCTAAGCATGTCGAAGCGCAGCAGGAACATAGCGAGGATAATGATGCAACTCCGGATAAAGAGAAAGAACCGCAGCCAGTTGAAACCGAGCACAATGCAGAGCAAGCGGTCGAAGCTGGGGTGGAGGAAATAACGGATATGCAAGAGAATGCAGAGACGCCGCAGGTCGACGCTGAAGATGTGGCTGTCGTGCAACCAgtggcagaagaagaagaagaagcagcagtaCAGCCGGATAATGGATCACAATCACCGGATTATCCTGCAGATGCGCCGGCAATAAATGTAGAGGAAACAAATGTAGATGTTGAGAGTCCCCCAATGACTGCAGCGAAGCCGGAAGACGCAGAGCAAATGGAGCCACAAAATACGAATGATGCTAATGATGGAGATGATGGGAATAAAGACGAAACTGTGACAAATAATCATGATGAACAAACTGCATTAAATGGTGGTGTAACTGCGGTAATGGAAAACAATGACGATTCGGCTCATGTGGATGAGCCAGAAATACCAGACCACAACGTTGAGCCTCAGATCGTCGATAATACTGCAAGCAGTAATGCAGCAAATGCTCCACCAACTGTTATAGTGGACAACATTTCGCCGCCAGCGAACACAGAACAATTCCTCAGCTGTTACTCTTGCAGCAGCACCACGGATGCAAAGTGTGCGCCGGGTCCTGGCAGAGCCATGAACTGTCAAGCCAccggaaataaacaaaatggctGCTATACACTTTACAAGG CTGACACAAATGTCACCACACGCGGTTGCATTTCCGAACTCACCAATGAAGGTCTCAAGTTTTGCAAGTCAAACAGCAAACAATGCATTCTATGCTATGAGAAAGGTTGCAACAAACTATTGGCGCCATCGGCTGCTAATCAAAGCAACTCACAGCTGAGCATTTGGCTGGGGATCATAAGTTTTATGCTGGTTACATATATGCTTTAA
- the LOC105210824 gene encoding myb-like protein X isoform X1 gives MKSIIWLIYVSSIVIMRIQADVQDADTSVCTLCEDTTIPKCESTDNAKLDKQIDCKEKGCVIAENSETNYVCVLEIESMADTQLTHEAIEDHTQAATVLPVPVALQMVTTETAESDTEVSKEVNNAPVEIMGNANAEAENNEKVEEQSEVAKHVEAQQEHSEDNDATPDKEKEPQPVETEHNAEQAVEAGVEEITDMQENAETPQVDAEDVAVVQPVAEEEEEAAVQPDNGSQSPDYPADAPAINVEETNVDVESPPMTAAKPEDAEQMEPQNTNDANDGDDGNKDETVTNNHDEQTALNGGVTAVMENNDDSAHVDEPEIPDHNVEPQIVDNTASSNAANAPPTVIVDNISPPANTEQFLSCYSCSSTTDAKCAPGPGRAMNCQATGNKQNGCYTLYKADTNVTTRGCISELTNEGLKFCKSNSKQCILCYEKGCNKLLAPSAANQSNSQLSIWLGIISFMLVTYML, from the exons atgaaaagtatCATTTGGTTGATTTATGTGAGCAGCATAGTCATCATGCGAATTCAAGCAGATGTGCAAGATGCGG ATACCAGTGTCTGTACACTGTGTGAAGACACCACTATACCAAAATGTGAAAGCACAGACAATGCCAAGTTGGATAAACAAATCGATTGCAAGGAAAAAGGATGTGTCATAGCTGAGA ATAGCGAAACAAATTACGTGTGTGTTTTGGAGATTGAAAGCATGGCGGATACTCAACTAACACACGAAGCTATCGAGGATCATACGCAAGCAGCAACCGTACTACCAGTGCCAGTAGCCTTACAAATGGTGACTACTGAGACTGCTGAGAGTGACACAGAAGTATCGAAAGAGGTTAATAACGCCCCCGTAGAAATTATGGGAAATGCTAATGCAGAAGCAGAGAATAATGAAAAAGTTGAAGAGCAGTCTGAAGTCGCTAAGCATGTCGAAGCGCAGCAGGAACATAGCGAGGATAATGATGCAACTCCGGATAAAGAGAAAGAACCGCAGCCAGTTGAAACCGAGCACAATGCAGAGCAAGCGGTCGAAGCTGGGGTGGAGGAAATAACGGATATGCAAGAGAATGCAGAGACGCCGCAGGTCGACGCTGAAGATGTGGCTGTCGTGCAACCAgtggcagaagaagaagaagaagcagcagtaCAGCCGGATAATGGATCACAATCACCGGATTATCCTGCAGATGCGCCGGCAATAAATGTAGAGGAAACAAATGTAGATGTTGAGAGTCCCCCAATGACTGCAGCGAAGCCGGAAGACGCAGAGCAAATGGAGCCACAAAATACGAATGATGCTAATGATGGAGATGATGGGAATAAAGACGAAACTGTGACAAATAATCATGATGAACAAACTGCATTAAATGGTGGTGTAACTGCGGTAATGGAAAACAATGACGATTCGGCTCATGTGGATGAGCCAGAAATACCAGACCACAACGTTGAGCCTCAGATCGTCGATAATACTGCAAGCAGTAATGCAGCAAATGCTCCACCAACTGTTATAGTGGACAACATTTCGCCGCCAGCGAACACAGAACAATTCCTCAGCTGTTACTCTTGCAGCAGCACCACGGATGCAAAGTGTGCGCCGGGTCCTGGCAGAGCCATGAACTGTCAAGCCAccggaaataaacaaaatggctGCTATACACTTTACAAGG CTGACACAAATGTCACCACACGCGGTTGCATTTCCGAACTCACCAATGAAGGTCTCAAGTTTTGCAAGTCAAACAGCAAACAATGCATTCTATGCTATGAGAAAGGTTGCAACAAACTATTGGCGCCATCGGCTGCTAATCAAAGCAACTCACAGCTGAGCATTTGGCTGGGGATCATAAGTTTTATGCTGGTTACATATATGCTTTAA
- the LOC105210823 gene encoding ER membrane protein complex subunit 5, which produces MGTKIVNRIMLITGLISLLHAAFSAAHHRTYLRLTEQDWTRLPVDVVVQTVVSLLVVVYNLIQVVGNFKEIRATVDMQEKSWDTLGNLPSFYTFNHRGMALYENYEPEESSSADSKSSLEVEY; this is translated from the exons ATGGGCACAAAAATCGTGAATCGTATCATGCTAATTACCGGTTTGATAAGTTTATTACATGCCGCTTTTTCAGCTGCACATC ATCGCACCTATTTACGGCTGACGGAACAAGACTGGACGCGTTTACCGGTAGAT GTTGTTGTGCAGACTGTGGTCAGTCTGCTGGTCGTCGTGTACAATTTAATACAAGTGGTTGGTAATTTCAAGGAAATACGCGCCACCGTTGATATGCAAGAGAAATCTTGGGATACATTGGGCAACTTGCCGTCATTTTACACCTTCAATCATCGTGGTATGGCTTTATATGAAAACTATGAACCCGAAGAATCGTCAAGTGCTGATAGCAAGAGTAGTCTAGAAGTAGAATATTAG